A segment of the Acidobacteriota bacterium genome:
CGTGGGCGGGAGGAAACCCGCCGTGGAGAGACCTCGAAGAACGTCGAGTCCGCTCTTCCCGGGGAGCCGCATGTCCAGGAGGACGACGTCGGGCCGGACCGCCGGAATGAGCTCCAGTGCTTCGTCGCTGGTCGCGGCCTCCCCGACGACCTCCGCCTCACCCGTGAGCTCCAGCAGGCTGCGCAGCCCCTGTCGGACGAGGGTCTGATCCTCGACGAGGACGACCCGGATCATGAGCCGCCTCCCGGACCGCACGGGATGCGGATCGCGACCCGGAATCCCCGACCGGGAGACGTCTCGACGTCAAAGGAACCGTGCGCCTCGGAAATACGCTCCGCGAGCCCGGCGAGGCCGCGGCCACCCTCGATCCGGCTGGCGCCGGCGCCGTCGTCTCGCGCGAGAACCTCCAGTCCCTCCGGGGTGCGGGTGACGGCGATCCAGAGGTTCTCGGCGCCGGAGTGCTTCACGGCGTTCGTGACGATCTCCTGAACCGAGCGCAGGAGCGTCGTCGTGGCGGCGGGGTCTGCGGCAAGCCCCTCCTCGGGGAGATCGAGGTGGATTCGCGGCCGCGGGATGTCGGAGGCGAGGAGTTGGAGCGCGTCTCCGAGGTTCACGCGGTCGTCCTCGCGGAACCGGCCGACGACCGTTCGCACGTCTGCCAGAAGGATCCGCGCGACCGACCGCGCCTTCTCGACGGGTTCTCGCGCCTTGCCTTCCGCGACCTGCCCGGCGACCTCGAGTTGAAGACTCAGGGCGGCGAGGTGATGGCCGAGCGCGTCGTGGAGGTCCCGCGAGATTCGAAGCCGTTCGGCAGCGCGGCTGCTCTCCTGAAGGAGCTTCTGGGCCGCCACGAGCTCCGCGTTGAGCCGGGTGAGGTCGCTTCGCTGTCGGGCCTCACGCTCTGCGATCGACACCGTGTAGAACGCGAACAACTGGAAGGCCAGGAACGCCGCGAGCACGGCCCCGCCGTTCAGGGCCCCGGACTTCGCCACGAGGATGACGGCATAGACGACGTTCTGACCCGCGCACCACAGCAACGCGGCGCGCGGCGAGAGGCAGAACGGCAGCTGAGCCGTTACGACGACGAGAAGGATTCCGGCCACTGCCGAGTCGACGAGGAAGACGAAGAGAAGCGCGGCCGCGGTCTGGACGGCGAGCAGCGCGACGCTCGCTCCCCGGCTGTGGCGCGCTCCGCGGCCGGCCGTCGCCGCGAAGAACGCGGCGCCGAATGCGAGAAGAACCGCCGAGCCGAGGAGGAGGAGCGTGGCCGAGCCCTCCGCGGGCGGGCCGACGAGGAGGCGGATCAGTGGAAGGCCAGCTGCGCCCCAGCCGAGGAGGCCGGCGATCCGGAGAGTCGTGAGAGAAGTCGGAGCGTCGGGCATGTCGCTCGGGACCCAGTGTAGCGGCGCGATCGGCCGGCGTCCCGTGCCGGAAGTCATGCCGTCCGGGATGACGACCGGCACAGGGAAAGCCGGCGCCGCCGCCCCAAATTGACCTCATGAACAGGCGGACGTTTCTCGAACTTCTGGGGGCCGGCGGCGCAGCGGCTCTCGTGACCGCTCCGGGGGGTGGCTGCGCGGCGAGGCCTCTCGAGGCGCTTCGGCCGTGGGAGGGGCCGCCCGGTTCCCCCGGCGACGGCGACCCGAGGCTGCGCCTCGCGGCGTGGGCCCTTCTCGCGCCGAACGCGCACAACAAGCAGCCCTGGCTCGTCGACCTTCGGGGCGACGGCATCGACCTCTACGTCGATCCGCGCCGACTTCTTCCGGAGACCGACCCCGTGAGCCGGCAGATCATGATCAGCCAGGGCACTTTCCTCGAGCTGCTCTCGATCGCGGCCGCGCACGAGGGCCTTCTCGCCCGGATCGAGTTGTTTCCCTCGGGCATCGAACCGGCCGGAGACGTGGGGCAGCGGCCGGTCGCCCACGTCACGCTCACCCCGCAACGGGATCTCCGGAAAGACGAGCTCTTCCCGTTCATCCGGCAACGCCACACGAATCGGCGCCCCTACGCGGACCCGGCGCCCACGGATCCGGAAGTCGCCGTTCTGGCCGCCTCGGCCGAAGGCGCGGGGATCCGCTTTCGGTGTCTGCGCGGAACCGCGACGCTCTCCCGCGCGGCGGCCCTCATGACGGAGGCGATGCGGATCGAGACGGCGACAAAACGGATGCACGCCGAGACGGTGGCGATGCTCCGCTTCGACGACGCGGAGGCCGAGCGGCTCCGGGACGGAATCACGCTGCAGAACCTCGGCCTGACGGGCCTTCGCCTCTTCGTGGCGCGTTCCTTCGTGAGCCGGGAGCGGGCGTTCAGCCCGGATTTTCTGAAAAGGACCGTGGACGCGACGAGAACGCAG
Coding sequences within it:
- a CDS encoding nitroreductase family protein, whose translation is MNRRTFLELLGAGGAAALVTAPGGGCAARPLEALRPWEGPPGSPGDGDPRLRLAAWALLAPNAHNKQPWLVDLRGDGIDLYVDPRRLLPETDPVSRQIMISQGTFLELLSIAAAHEGLLARIELFPSGIEPAGDVGQRPVAHVTLTPQRDLRKDELFPFIRQRHTNRRPYADPAPTDPEVAVLAASAEGAGIRFRCLRGTATLSRAAALMTEAMRIETATKRMHAETVAMLRFDDAEAERLRDGITLQNLGLTGLRLFVARSFVSRERAFSPDFLKRTVDATRTQAFSAPALGLLSTTDRSRADEVNVGRAFARLHLTATKLGLSLHPMSQVLEIESERTRFVAEVLGSPAEEPQMLFRLGRSAPTPHSPRRDVSALVQRAAG
- a CDS encoding sensor histidine kinase, producing the protein MPVVIPDGMTSGTGRRPIAPLHWVPSDMPDAPTSLTTLRIAGLLGWGAAGLPLIRLLVGPPAEGSATLLLLGSAVLLAFGAAFFAATAGRGARHSRGASVALLAVQTAAALLFVFLVDSAVAGILLVVVTAQLPFCLSPRAALLWCAGQNVVYAVILVAKSGALNGGAVLAAFLAFQLFAFYTVSIAEREARQRSDLTRLNAELVAAQKLLQESSRAAERLRISRDLHDALGHHLAALSLQLEVAGQVAEGKAREPVEKARSVARILLADVRTVVGRFREDDRVNLGDALQLLASDIPRPRIHLDLPEEGLAADPAATTTLLRSVQEIVTNAVKHSGAENLWIAVTRTPEGLEVLARDDGAGASRIEGGRGLAGLAERISEAHGSFDVETSPGRGFRVAIRIPCGPGGGS